Proteins encoded by one window of Vitis vinifera cultivar Pinot Noir 40024 chromosome 10, ASM3070453v1:
- the LOC104880588 gene encoding probable disease resistance protein At4g27220 gives MVDIVISVAVEVAKCLVDPIKRQLGYLLNYRRNITDLNQQIENLRRERDELQIPVNEAYRQGDEIFPRVQEWLTYAEGIILESNDFNEHERKASKSCFYLKSRYQLSKQAEKQAAKIVDKIQEARNFGGRVSHRPPPFSSSASFKDYEAFQSRESTFNQIMEALRNEDMRMLGVWGMGGVGKTTLVKQVAQQAEEDKLFHKVVMVLHISQTPNITEIQEKIARMLGLKFEAGEDRAGRLKQRLKGEEKILVILDDIWGKLDLGEIGIPYGDDHKGCKVLLTSRERQVLSKDMRTQKEFHLQHLSEDEAWNLFKKTAGDSVEKPELRPIAVDVAKKCDGLPVAIVTIANTLRGESVHVWKNALEGLRTAAPTSIRGVTEGVYSCLELSYNHLKGDEVKSLFLLCALLGDGDISMDRLLQFAMCLNLFEGIYLWEKAINRLITLVENLKASSLLLDHEGDGDEYPSLLFDHAFVRMHDVVRDVARSIASKDPHRFVVREAVGSEEAVELREWQRTDECRNCTRISLICRNMDELPKGLVCPKLEFFLLNSSNDDAYLKIPDAFFQDTKQLRILDLSKVSLTPSPSSLGFLSNLQTLRLNQCQIQDITVIGELRKLQVLSLAESNIEQLPNEVAQLSDLRMLDLQYCESLEVIPRNVISSLSQLEYLSMKGSLSFEWEAEGFNRGERINACLSELKHLSGLRTLEVQVSNPSLFPEDDVLFENLNLTRYSIVIGYDWIPNDEYKASRRLGLRGVTSLYMVKFFSKLLKRSQVLDLEELNDTKHVVYELD, from the coding sequence ATGGTTGATATTGTTATTTCCGTTGCAGTAGAAGTTGCAAAGTGCCTGGTTGATCCAATTAAACGTCAACTGGGTTATCTCCTTAACTACCGTCGCAACATTACGGATCTCAACCAACAAATTGAAAATCTCCGTCGTGAAAGGGACGAACTGCAGATACCTGTGAATGAGGCTTATAGGCAAGGGGATGAAATCTTTCCTCGTGTTCAGGAGTGGCTGACGTATGCCGAAGGGATCATCCTAGAGAGCAATGATTTCAATGAACATGAAAGGAAAGCAAGCAAGAGCTGTTTCTATTTAAAGTCCCGCTACCAACTAAGCAAGCAAGCAGAGAAGCAGGCTGCGAAGATTGTTGATAAAATCCAAGAAGCTCGTAACTTTGGTGGCAGAGTATCGCATCGCCCTCCTCCATTCAGCAGCTCTGCATCTTTCAAAGATTATGAGGCTTTCCAGTCAAGAGAGTCTACTTTTAACCAAATTATGGAGGCCTTGAGAAACGAAGATATGCGCATGCTCGGTGTCTGGGGAATGGGCGGCGTGGGCAAAACCACTCTTGTCAAACAAGTAGCTCAACAAGCGGAGGAAGACAAGCTCTTTCACAAGGTGGTCATGGTGTTACACATATCCCAAACTCCCAACATCAcagaaattcaagaaaaaattgCAAGAATGTTGGGTTTGAAATTTGAGGCGGGGGAGGATAGAGCAGGTCGCCTGAAGCAAAGGTTGAAGGGAGAGGAGAAAATCCTGGTGATCTTAGATGATATCTGGGGGAAACTTGACTTGGGAGAAATAGGAATTCCTTATGGAGATGATCACAAGGGGTGCAAAGTGCTGCTGACTTCCCGGGAGCGTCAGGTTTTATCTAAAGATATGCGTACTCAAAAGGAGTTCCATCTTCAACATTTAAGTGAAGATGAAGCCTGGAATTTATTCAAGAAGACAGCAGGTGATTCCGTGGAGAAGCCTGAACTGCGTCCCATAGCAGTTGATGTAGCTAAAAAATGTGACGGTCTACCAGTTGCAATTGTCACCATTGCAAATACATTAAGAGGTGAGAGTGTGCATGTATGGAAGAATGCCTTGGAAGGACTGAGAACGGCTGCACCAACAAGCATCAGAGGAGTGACTGAAGGCGTCTACTCATGTCTGGAGCTGAGCTACAACCATTTGAAAGGTGATGAAGTAAAGTCATTGTTTTTACTTTGCGCTTTGCTGGGGGATGGTGATATTTCCATGGATCGCTTGCTACAATTTGCcatgtgtttgaatttgtttgaAGGAATATATTTATGGGAGAAAGCAATAAATAGACTAATTACATTGGTGGAAAACCTCAAAGCCTCAAGCTTGTTGCTTGACCATGAAGGAGATGGTGATGAATATCCGAGCTTGCTTTTTGATCACGCTTTTGTCAGAATGCATGATGTTGTTCGTGACGTTGCCAGATCAATTGCATCCAAAGATCCTCATCGATTTGTGGTGAGAGAAGCTGTTGGATCAGAAGAAGCTGTTGAATTACGAGAATGGCAGAGGACGGATGAGTGCAGAAATTGCACTCGCATCTCTTTGATATGCAGAAATATGGATGAGCTTCCAAAAGGCTTGGTATGTCCGAAACTTGAATTCTTTTTATTGAATTCAAGTAATGATGATGCTTATTTGAAAATTCCAGATGCCTTTTTCCAAGACACCAAACAACTCAGAATTTTAGATTTGTCTAAAGTGTCTCTTACACCATCTCCTTCATCACTTGgttttctttcaaatcttcaaacATTGCGTCTAAATCAATGCCAGATCCAAGACATAACAGTAATTGGAGAACTGAGGAAACTACAAGTCCTTAGTTTGGCAGAGTCCAACATTGAACAGCTGCCAAATGAAGTGGCGCAATTGAGTGATCTAAGGATGTTGGATTTGCAGTATTGTGAAAGCCTTGAAGTAATTCCACGAAATGTTATATCAAGTCTATCCCAATTAGAGTATTTGAGTATGAAAGGAAGTTTAAGTTTTGAATGGGAGGCGGAAGGATTTAATAGGGGAGAAAGAATTAATGCTTGCCTTTCTGAGCTGAAACACCTGTCTGGTTTGAGGACTTTGGAGGTACAAGTATCAAATCCCAGTTTGTTTCCAGAAGATGATGTGCTCTTCGAAAACCTCAACTTGACCAGATATTCAATAGTAATAGGCTATGACTGGATACCAAATGATGAGTATAAAGCCTCAAGAAGGTTGGGGTTGCGAGGGGTTACAAGTCTTTATATGGTGAAGTTCTTCTCCAAGCTGTTGAAGAGAAGTCAAGTTCTAGACTTGGAGGAattgaatgatactaagcatgTGGTTTATGAGTTAGACTAG